In the Ursus arctos isolate Adak ecotype North America unplaced genomic scaffold, UrsArc2.0 scaffold_30, whole genome shotgun sequence genome, gggaTCAGAGGGgcagatgaaccatgagagactatggactccgggaaacaaattgagggttttaAAGGGGAGGGTgatagggggatgggctagcctggtgatgggtattaaggagggcacgtgttgcaatgagcactgggtgttgtacacaaacGATAagtcatggagcactacatcgggaactaatgaagtactgtatggtgactaacataataaaaaaatatattgttctcCTGTCTCTAGAACTCTGCTATTTTCTACGATGGTCACTAGCCACATGATGGCTATTGAAATGCAAAGcagttaaaattaaacaaaatgaagaattcagGTCCTTCCTAGCCTGATTTCAAATGTCTAGTAGCCACATGTAACTAAGCTACCATATTGAACAGTGCAGTGGATAGCTGTGCTCTAGAATACGGTCCAGCTTATAGAGTAGTCGAAACACACAGATTATTGAAACCTTTCAACTCTTTGAATTTCCTCTGATAGTAACACTGCCTTCAAATCCACTAAGGGACGTTTAAGGACAAACTTGAAATGAATTTTGGCTTATGCAGGCATTCTTATGATCTACTGTATTATCTCagttgaaaataaatattgagaAACTTGCAAACCATTTTTAATGCCATTAttttacactgaaaactgtaaaaatcGTTcagtaaatggagaaaagtaaatATACGCAATCTTTTAgacatttaaatttcttctgtatttgtagtaaaacttctctttcccttcattaCTAATACAAAGTTGGTTAAGGTGAAGTCATACCCTCCTACTAGAATATAGGGCAATGATCAGGTGTTCACTGGCGCTTAGCAGTACCTGACACATTTGTTGCAGTAATGGCCTCGCTATAACATACAGCCACTGCTTTTGATTTCTACCACTGGAATCGCCCAAAATtagagttaaaatttttttcttcctactagTTATTCATTCAGATATTTGAAGATTGCTGTCAGTCTGCTTCTAAGTCTTCTTTCTAGGCTAAATATTCCCTGGTTTAGTCAAGTATCCTTGCCTTACTAGACTTAACAAAAAAAGGCCATACCACTACTATATGGATCCCCATTTGTTTCTGAAGTTCATAGAGCCCTaacttgttttgattttgttacATAGTCCTTTCTTAAATTATTAGAAACTGATTATATTTGCCAGAGTTTTTCAGTATGCTTCTGAGAGTTATTTGGACTAGATATTCTGGAATTGTTCCCAAAGTAGGGTTACTATTCCCAAATAACAGTACCAGGGTACCTAAAAAGTCAGTTAAGGGAAAGCTGGTTTTCTCAGTTACAGAAAGATGTTTTCAGCAACTGAGCCCAGAGTTCGACAGTGGCTATCGCCATCTTGTggttgggggaaagagagaggcagggacagggacaaggacaaggacagagacaagagggagaaggagaggaagggaatcaCCGATAGGAAAATCTAAAATCGCTATCGGAATACTGTATGTTTTTCCTTATGCCTAGTTGAAAGCTGGTTTGTATGTTAGGTCCCGGTCAAGTCTTGGACAGCTGTTTCAAACATTGCCTCATGCTGTCCAGGTCTGACTCTGAATAGGTATCCTAGGCTTCTCTGTTTGAGGCCTGCTTTAAAAGTTTGCTGAACAATTATTCTTATTGATACTTATTATTGTAATTAACAAGACAGTTTTTTTTTAGCATGGGACACGTTTTCTAATACATTACCTcaaattcattgttttcattcattcaatgtgtATTTATTAGCACCTGCTATATACCAGGCACCGTTTCAGTGTCTTGAGATACACAATGGTGTACAAGACAGAGgaaatctataatttaaaataaatcatttcattctagagggaagcagagaacttaaaaatatatcaattgactttaactttttaaaatactaactTTGCTAAGGGTCTAAAATACTGTCCATTAATTTTTGAGACACAGGAATGAATCATCCCTATCATAAAAGACAAGTCTTTACACATCTTCCAGAAGTGCAAGACTTTACGTATTGAATTagcaaatagtaaaaaaaaattataatgctcAGTGTTGCTGAGGTTTTTGCAAAATGGACATTCTCATGCATTATTGTGCAaatttttctcaaactttctgGAAATATGGTAAAAATGGGTCACCATTAAGAATGTCATTCTTCTTTGTCCtatctgtcctttttcttttaccttaCAGGACCTATCAGCAGCACCCGCTGTGGTTGATCCCTCTCTTTCAGAGTCTTTACTTGGCTCCCAAGCTACCGccctctcctggttttcctcttaCTTGACATCTCCGTCTCTTGGCTggctcctcctcttttcttttccccctttataAGGGAGTACCAAGGCTCAGTCTTTGACCTCTCCTTTGCTAtcgcattttctttttcttttcttctttctttctttctttctttctttcttaagattttatttatttgagagagaaattttatttatttatttgagcaggagcaagggtgagggagaagcaggctcccccctgagcagggatctgggatcatgacctgcgccgaaggcagacgcttaaccgactgagccacccaggcactcctctgcATTTTCTTCTAATGTGATCTCATACAGTCGCATGGCTTTAAGTATAACAAATATGCCAAGTATTGAATTGGTATTGAATGCCATGTTTATACCCCAGGCTGGACAGCTCCCCTGAACTCTATACTCATATATTCAATTGCTTTGCAACCTTAACATGTAGCATGaacaagaaattcatttttattttaagccgCTGAGATTTTGGGGTTGTTACTGAAACATAAACACGGCTAAACTGACTGCTATAGAACACTGGCCAAACACCCATCATCTTTCGGCTAGCTACTTGTATTCACTTGCTAAATAGCCTTCCTGCTTCCAATCTTTCCCCCCTAACTACCATTCCCATCAGTCAGCTTGATTCATGGAAAAGCTACTCCTCTATTCAAATCCTGCAAAGGCCTCACTTTTCTAGGTGTAAAAGTCAAAGTCCTTATAAGAGCCTACTAACCCTCCTCTGGCCCCTCACATCTCTGACCTTTCTTGACCCGTTTCTGTCCTGCGTTCCTGTCTGATCACAACGCACACCCCACTTTTTCAAACATCCCAGCTcaaggcctttgcactggctcttcCCCCAAATGCCCACAtggctctctctctgctccttacACTGCTCAGATTGACTTGTCATAGGGCATAACCTGCCCACCACCTTCCCTAGGACCCCCAACCCCTAATGCTGACCTACTTGTTTCCCCCACAGCATTATATCAGTTTCGCGTAGAACTCATTTATCATgggccttttctgcttccctAACTGAAATACAaacaggggtttttgttttgtacaCTGGTGTAGTTTCAGTGGGTGTGTTTGGGGGGGAGTAAAAGTCCAGCTAGAGTGGTTGTCAGGAAACAAGGGTGGTAGTCCCCAAAGTCCTCATGCCCCGGAGTGCCTGTTTCCGAATGAGCTGGACCGATTTGTTCAGCCGCCAGCACATCACCATACCTCAGTTAAGCAGCTTGAGACCTGGGGAAGGTTGGGGTAGCCTGAGGATGGGCTGTGTGGGGAAACCCCGGGCCACCATGGTCCTCAGCGGGGACCCTGTGAGGAGGAAGTGGTGGGTgaccagggaggaaggagggcggGCAGGTGCCCAGGTCCTATAGGTGCTCGGCTCCCAGCCCCTACTCCGCAGCGCCTCCCACCCCGCGTCTCCTGCCCGTTGTCCTGCAGATGGGGGCACGCAGCAAGTCCCGCAGAAACCCCAACCAGCAGGGCCCTCCCGCCCGCCCCTCCGCGAGGGGGTGGCGAGCGGGGTCGAAAGTCGTACAGTGCGGGTCGCAGGGTCCGGGGTGGGGATGCGAGGCCGGGCGCGAGACCGGGAGCCGCCGGGCTGATCGCAGGGCCAGGAGCCAGGTGGGAGGTCTGGGGCCGGGCGTGGGGTCCGGCGCGGGTCCGAGCCTGGAGCCGGCAGCAGGGAGCAAGGAACGAAATCCGCCTCCAGCACAAAGCTTCCCGGAAACTGATATAGCGCGGGCTGGCCGCGCCCCTCCCCCgcgctccctctgctcctcaatGCGCCGGCgcactctctctcctcccattGGCCACGGCGTGGCGGCGCGCGCTCTGGGATTGGCGGGTCGGCGGCGGGCGGGGGTGTGTCTGCGCCGCGCCCCACCTCCGGCTCCGCTCGCGGAGGTGCACACCGCGGCGGCTGCGGCAGAAGAGGCGTAGTCATCGTCGTCAGCGGCGGCGGCAGAAGAGGTGGCGGGAGCGCGTGGCAGGTGCGGCTGGTGCGAGGCGGTGGCGCCTGGCACGTGCGGCGGGCGCGAGGCGGCGGCAGAGGCGGTGACAGCGGGGCGTGGCAGGTCGGTCGGGCGCGAGGCGGCAGCGGCAGAGGCGGCGGCAGCTGCGCGTGGCAGGTCTGGCGGGCGCAAGGCGTCGGCGGCCCGAGGCGGCGGCGGGTGGCAGCTACGGCGGGcgcgaggcggcggcggcggcgggtggCAGGTCCGGTGGGCGTGAGGCGGCGGCGGCCCGACCCCGGCCCAGCCTCGTCCCTCCTGGCCCTAACCCCGGCCCGCCGCCCCGGCCCGTTCCTGGCCCGGCGCCTCCCGAGGGAGCGGCGCAGCCGGCCGAGCGCAGGCCCGGTCATGACCGACTGCAAATTGGGCATCGTGCGGCTGGGCCGGGTGGTCGGGAAGGTGAGCGGCGCGGGAGTGGAGGCGCGGGGCTGCGGGCCGGGGCGCTGGGCCAGGGCCGCAGCCTCGGGGTCGGGGGGATGCGGGGCTGGGCGGGCGGGCTGGCTGGAGGCGGGTCCCCGCGGGCCAGGAGGGGGCTGGCAGCCGCGGGCAGCGCAGCGCCCTTCGGAGGCGGCTCGCTCGCTCGTTGGCAGGATAGTCTGCGTGCGTCTCAGTGTCTGGCGGTCCGTAGTGGAACTTCGCGCAGGGTTCACGCTGCCCGCGGTGGCCGTGTCTGGACGAGCCTCAGTGGGCCTCCCAGAGCAgggcctccctctgcttctgtcccttaCCTGGCTCCGCCCTCCGCGTGTTCCAGGCTGGGGTTCCTGGCACCTGTGGGCACTGAGGCTTGGCTGTTTCCAGGAGCCGGCCGGCCGTGCAGTTGCACCAGCCACGGACCTTACCCTGGATGGGAACCCTGTTCCCATCACCAGCGGCGGAAGCTTGTggtgggagagaggagcagaggcagtCAGAAGAAGGTAAAACCGACTTAGATCTTAGAAAAAGGCTTTCCAAGCAAGAATGAGACTAGTCCGTTTGGGGGACTGTTTCCTGCCTTTCATGCAAGAGGAATGTGTCTTTTTACCTAGGGAAGGGTGGGCTCCCCCgtcagccctgagaccccttctAACTCAGTGACTGGTTATAGTAATGTCATCCCTTAAAACTCTTTATTTGGAACATTTCAGACAGAAAgctgaacaaacaaacaattcAGTGTGTACCGCCACCCATCTTAATAAATAAACGTTAATTGAGAACTTCTGGATGTTCTGCCTCAATCTGGCACCCCTTCCTCTGTTCTGAGGAAGCCACCCTCTGAGATTAGGTTTATTGGCACATAGAGGTTAGCGAGCTCAGGGGCACTTACGTTTTAGGCTCATGTGGATGGGAAGTGAAGCCTGGTACCTGCATCTCTGGTACAGTCTTGAGTGGGAAATAACCACCTGCTTTTTGGGGTAGGCGCCTCATGCCCCTCACCTGCTGGCCTCATTTAGCCTGAAGGGGCAGTTTCTGTATGTTACTAATACTTTACTGTGACCCTGAACCTAACGTTTTGAAACATGGTTAATTTCCAGACCAAGTACACGCTGATAGATGAGCAAGATATCCCGCTGGTGGAGGGCTACTCCTATGAGGTAAGGGTGACTGTTCCTCTGCGGGCCCCAGTCAAGTGCCTGGGGAGGGTCATGAGGGATGGGTTTTATCCCGTGAGGGCAACCTGGCTTTCACTGTCCAGTGGAGCCTCACCACTACCACTGTGATGTTGATCCTCCCCCACTTTCACCTGGTGGCTGACTCTTCCTGAAAACAGGTCAAATTGTGTCATGTTTGTGATCGAATGTTCAATTGGACAAGCCCTGGCTCCCTGGGAGACTGTCCAGTGACACCTCACCTTTCCTCTGGCCTGGCCTCAGCGCCCCTCCGTGCCCTCCATTCTCTCATCTTCCTGAGCTCCCTTGCCTTCCGCTGTTCTCTGCTTGATGAGTTTCTGTTCACCTGCCAGTCCTCACCTACCGGCTCCTCCCCTTCGGAAATCCTCCAGGAATCTGTGGACCCACTACACTTTCATCTCGGCCCTTTGTGCTTTTACAGTACAGATGACTCCGGAACAACACaagtttgaactgcacaggttaACTTAGATATGGttttggttcttttgtttttgggttttttttttttgataaacaGTGCAGTACTgtaatggtatttttttccttatgactttcttgaaaatgttttcttttctccagccttACCTTATTGTAAGGATATAGCATATGATACGTCTAACGTACAAAGTACGTGTTAATCGGCTGTCTCTGTAATCGGTAAGGTTTCTAGTCAAGAACAAGCTATCAGTAAAGTATCCCAAAGTGAGAAGTCATATATGGATTTTCAGCTGTGTGGGGGTTCAGTGATAAAGCAGAGCCTAGAACAGTTTATACAAAAAACATACAGCTAATAAATAGTACAGCTGAGATTTAAATCTCAATCTGTTAGCAgaattcaattttgttttctttttcaagatatcCTCACACTAGACCATCCATATAGACTTCTGCTAATAAATTTGCCTCCTTAAATGTGTATTTCACAGCCTACCACCAGTGTTCTGCTGGAGCCTGTAAGAGGAGACTTGGCTCATAACATGTATAATTTATGGTTTTCCTAATTAACCTAATTAACCAATATCTTGCATTGGTTCCTCAGAATGGATGAGTAAAAGACCATGATGCATCTCCATGTGAACAAGTAATAATAAGTCAAAACCCATTTCCTACTGATATCATCTTAGTAGCATCATCTGCACATTCAAAAGCttgtatatatcatttttatgtaaTGCTTAAAGTTCAGAGTCATGagtccttgggtggctcagttggttaagcatctgcctttggctcaggtcatgattccagggtcctgagatagagccctgcattgggctccttgctcagtggcgagcctgcttctacctctctctctgctgcttgagctctctctctctctcgttctatctcaaataaataaataaaatcctttaaaataaaggtgAGAGTCACATATTGGTATGCTAGAGGATTTTTACTCTATAGCCAATGTGCACATTTTTTTGGTTgttaaaagaattcaaaaaatggtatgataaatattttagctACAGTTTCAAAAGATATCAAAATTATGACTGTTCCAAAATAATTTCTGGGTCTGGTGTTT is a window encoding:
- the LOC113244262 gene encoding translation initiation factor IF-2-like, with amino-acid sequence MPRSACFRMSWTDLFSRQHITIPQLSSLRPGEGWGSLRMGCVGKPRATMVLSGDPVRRKCAGWPRPSPALPLLLNAPAHSLSSHWPRRGGARSGIGGSAAGGGVSAPRPTSGSARGGAHRGGCGRRGVVIVVSGGGRRGGGSAWQVRLVRGGGAWHVRRARGGGRGGDSGAWQVGRARGGSGRGGGSCAWQTKYTLIDEQDIPLVEGYSYEVKLCHVCDRMFNWTSPGSLGDCPVTPHLSSGLASAPLRALHSLIFLSSLAFRCSLLDEFLFTCQSSPTGSSPSEILQESVDPLHFHLGPLCFYSTDDSGTTQV